From a single Gemmatimonadaceae bacterium genomic region:
- a CDS encoding cytochrome c3 family protein has protein sequence MRTLLLLCGAMLLGLAPRASAQISPGPLARVHRDLEGPTNCAQCHGLHREPMSQMCLACHKDVAWLISQGRGLHAREVTAQKKECASCHPDHAGVNFQLIAWPGGSEAGFDHRLAGWALEGKHAQAKCGDCHTAKFRVGPAAALSKRQGSAGWLGLETTCASCHRADDVHRGSLGASCERCHDTRGWKPAPKFDHGQTDYPLTGRHADVACDKCHLAPRLGIAPGPDGVRIPRFKPIAFAQCSSCHEDPHRGKLSGRCADCHVTRGWAIIDRAEFNHSVTRFPLLGMHRGVSCTACHRANLTLKDPPFAACASCHADPHVGEATLGGKPVDCAACHRVEGFRPSTFTLAQHAATRYPLTGRHALLPCSACHAKVGGTVRLRLPFAHCADCHADAHGGQLAGRPDRGSCEGCHTDAGWKPSTFSIAAHARLRVPLDGRHGTIACAACHAAVRPGLPRLTMSRASLGTAHVVLRVPETACADCHVDPHAGRYAAGGAFPVPGGCRSCHDTRRFRPSTVDVAMHARFSFALDGAHRAVACVACHAEMRAPEAASTLVLAPRGVASLPFTHTRSTTCRSCHEGDSPHGAQFASRKDGGACESCHGTDSFAPASRFDHDRDASFPLAGAHANVPCAACHRTETTGAGKARVVYRPLSGRCESCHARHGATRSTP, from the coding sequence GCCCAGATCTCGCCGGGCCCGCTCGCCCGGGTGCATCGGGACCTGGAGGGTCCGACGAACTGCGCCCAGTGCCACGGGCTGCACCGCGAACCGATGTCGCAGATGTGCCTCGCCTGTCATAAGGACGTGGCGTGGCTCATCAGCCAGGGCCGGGGGCTGCACGCCCGCGAGGTGACGGCGCAGAAGAAGGAATGCGCCAGCTGCCACCCGGACCACGCCGGCGTGAACTTCCAATTGATCGCCTGGCCGGGCGGATCCGAGGCAGGGTTCGACCACCGGCTGGCCGGCTGGGCGCTCGAGGGCAAACACGCTCAGGCAAAGTGCGGGGACTGCCACACGGCCAAGTTCCGCGTGGGCCCGGCCGCGGCGCTGTCCAAGCGCCAGGGATCCGCCGGCTGGCTGGGGCTGGAGACGACGTGCGCGTCGTGCCATCGCGCCGACGACGTGCACCGGGGATCGCTGGGCGCGAGTTGCGAGCGCTGCCACGACACGCGCGGGTGGAAGCCGGCGCCGAAGTTCGATCACGGCCAGACCGACTATCCGTTGACGGGCCGACACGCCGACGTCGCGTGCGACAAGTGCCACCTCGCGCCGCGGCTCGGCATCGCCCCCGGTCCGGACGGCGTGCGGATCCCACGATTCAAGCCCATCGCGTTCGCGCAGTGCTCGTCCTGTCACGAGGATCCGCACCGGGGCAAGCTGTCGGGCCGGTGCGCGGACTGCCATGTGACGCGTGGTTGGGCGATCATCGACCGGGCGGAGTTCAATCACTCGGTCACGCGGTTCCCGCTCCTGGGCATGCACCGCGGCGTGTCGTGCACCGCGTGCCATCGCGCCAATCTCACGCTCAAGGATCCGCCGTTCGCCGCCTGCGCGTCGTGTCACGCCGACCCGCATGTCGGCGAGGCGACGCTGGGCGGCAAGCCGGTGGACTGCGCCGCGTGCCACCGCGTGGAGGGGTTCAGGCCGTCGACGTTCACCCTGGCGCAACACGCGGCGACCCGATATCCGCTCACCGGGCGGCACGCCCTGTTGCCGTGCTCGGCCTGCCACGCCAAGGTGGGCGGCACGGTGAGGCTCCGCCTACCGTTCGCGCACTGCGCGGACTGCCACGCCGATGCGCACGGGGGGCAGCTCGCCGGCCGGCCGGACCGAGGCAGCTGCGAGGGCTGCCACACGGACGCCGGATGGAAGCCCAGCACATTCTCGATCGCCGCGCACGCCAGGTTGCGGGTCCCGCTCGACGGGCGGCACGGGACCATCGCCTGCGCGGCGTGTCACGCGGCGGTCCGGCCCGGCCTCCCGCGACTCACGATGTCGCGGGCGTCGCTCGGCACGGCGCACGTAGTGCTGCGGGTGCCGGAGACCGCGTGCGCGGATTGCCACGTGGATCCGCACGCCGGCCGGTACGCGGCGGGCGGTGCGTTCCCGGTGCCGGGCGGCTGCCGGTCGTGCCACGACACGCGCCGCTTCCGTCCGTCGACGGTGGACGTGGCGATGCACGCGCGATTCTCGTTTGCCCTCGACGGAGCGCACCGCGCCGTCGCGTGCGTGGCGTGCCACGCCGAGATGCGCGCGCCGGAGGCCGCTTCGACCCTCGTGCTGGCGCCCCGGGGCGTGGCGTCGTTGCCGTTCACCCACACGCGGTCGACCACGTGCCGGTCGTGCCACGAGGGCGACAGTCCGCACGGGGCGCAGTTCGCGAGTCGCAAGGACGGCGGCGCGTGCGAGAGCTGCCACGGCACCGACTCGTTCGCGCCGGCGTCGCGGTTCGATCATGACCGCGATGCGTCGTTCCCGCTCGCCGGCGCCCACGCCAACGTGCCGTGCGCCGCGTGCCACAGGACAGAAACCACCGGCGCGGGCAAGGCCCGCGTCGTCTACCGGCCGCTCTCCGGAAGGTGCGAGAGCTGTCACGCCCGCCACGGGGCGACGAGGAGTACGCCATGA